The stretch of DNA CAGGTGCTCGCCATCGACTTGCCCTCGGGGCTGGACGCGACCTCGGCGCTGCCGCCCGGCGAGAGCGTGTGGGCGGACGTGACGGTCGCGCCGGTCGGCCTCAAGCCCGCGCTGCTGTTCGGGGAGGCGGCGGCGCGGGCGGGTGAGGTGCGAATCGCCCCGCTCGCGTTGCCGCCGGGCTGGGCGGCGGGCGAGGCGCTGGCGACCCGGCCGGACGACGCGGCGGTGGCGGCCCTGCTCCCGGTGCGGCGGGCGGACGCGCACAAGGGCACGGCCGGGGACGTGTGGATCGTGGGCGGCGCTCCGGGGATGGTGGGGGCCGCCGCGCTCGCGGGGCTGGGGGCGCTGCGGGCGGGGGCGGGGCGGGTGACGGTGCATTCGGGAGCCGAGGTGCCGCTCGTCACGCCGGAGCTGATGGTGCGGCGGCATGGCGACCCCGGCGGGTGGCTGGCGGATACCGGGGAGCGGCCGGATGCCGTGGCCGTGGGCATGGGGCTGGGGCCGGGGGCGGCGGGGTTGGCGCGGACGGTGCTGGGATGGGGCCTGCCCACCGTGCTCGACGCGGACGCGCTTCAGCCCGAGCTGGCCGGGGCGGGGCATGACCGCTGCGTCTGGACCCCCCACCCCGGCGAGGCGGCGCGGCTGCTGGGGGTGGGCACGGGCCAGATCACGCGCGATCCGTTGACGGCCGCGCGGACCCTCCAAGAACGCTTCGGCGGCGTGGTCGTGCTCAAGGGCGGCCCCAGCGTGATCGCCCACCCTGGCGGCCTGTGGGTGGGCCGGGGCGGGCATCCCGGCATGGCGAGCGCGGGCATGGGGGACACGCTCGCCGGGGTGATCGCGGCGTTGTTGGGGCAGGGCTTGGCCGCTCCCGACGCCGCGCTCG from Deinococcus sp. HSC-46F16 encodes:
- a CDS encoding NAD(P)H-hydrate dehydratase, with the protein product MSELVFLPAGVAALDARLEAAGLLDPAMEEVGRSVAGVVGDLAGGGPVLLLAGSGANGGDALVAARYLAGWGTEVRVLAAPSRHALTRLNRERLAAFGVEVGALTPDAVTQEVQGAAVVVDGLLGTGFQPPLRAELAAVVEAINAARGRETQVLAIDLPSGLDATSALPPGESVWADVTVAPVGLKPALLFGEAAARAGEVRIAPLALPPGWAAGEALATRPDDAAVAALLPVRRADAHKGTAGDVWIVGGAPGMVGAAALAGLGALRAGAGRVTVHSGAEVPLVTPELMVRRHGDPGGWLADTGERPDAVAVGMGLGPGAAGLARTVLGWGLPTVLDADALQPELAGAGHDRCVWTPHPGEAARLLGVGTGQITRDPLTAARTLQERFGGVVVLKGGPSVIAHPGGLWVGRGGHPGMASAGMGDTLAGVIAALLGQGLAAPDAALAGVRLHARAGERAGARHGYGLTATDVSAQLGGAWLDLTAGAGARC